The Litorilinea aerophila genome contains a region encoding:
- a CDS encoding DoxX family protein, whose amino-acid sequence MEIAFLIGRIIVGVYYLMMAFNHFTRVGMLSGYAQSKGVPAPTLAVIGSGVLLLIGGLSVLTGYQPVIGVIALVLFFLPVTFMMHNFWAVEDEQVKQMEMVQFTKNLALLGSALMYLGVPTPWPFTFFGG is encoded by the coding sequence ATGGAAATTGCTTTTCTCATCGGTCGCATCATCGTCGGGGTGTACTACCTGATGATGGCCTTCAACCACTTCACCCGGGTCGGCATGTTGAGCGGCTACGCCCAGTCCAAGGGAGTACCTGCGCCCACCCTGGCCGTGATCGGCAGCGGTGTATTGTTGCTCATCGGTGGCCTGAGCGTGCTCACCGGCTACCAGCCTGTCATCGGCGTCATCGCGCTGGTACTCTTCTTCCTGCCGGTCACCTTCATGATGCACAACTTCTGGGCCGTAGAAGACGAACAGGTCAAGCAGATGGAGATGGTTCAATTCACCAAGAACCTGGCCCTGCTGGGCTCGGCGCTCATGTACCTGGGTGTCCCCACCCCCTGGCCCTTCACCTTCTTCGGCGGGTAA